The Rhinoderma darwinii isolate aRhiDar2 chromosome 11, aRhiDar2.hap1, whole genome shotgun sequence genome window below encodes:
- the LOC142663495 gene encoding uncharacterized protein LOC142663495 isoform X1, with the protein MTDPPRTDKNQKKMTERILDLTLEILYLLTGEDYTVVKQTSESPPHSLIHERNKEKILDLTHKIIELLTGEVPIRCQDVAFYFSMEEWEYIEHKDLYKEVMMEDHRDRTPSGKRDLYKEDMMEDHRNRTSPGKRDLYKEVMMEDHRDRTPSGKRDLYKEDMMEDHRNRTSPDGSSKRNPLERCPRPPYSQDCPQETVHQCEDLISNKDGITGEDVLDMTGDGQLRKEEMKIYISPDKSSKRNPPERCPRPLYSPDGPQETVPQDHQDEDLIHIKVEVTDEDDDTDITGKKTFQEEEINENLVPGLLGTTNSSNAIHIIQYYPEQDSITINLPPTHYNEDPLSDYSNDQKHFSDESYLKDDVEDQLYPCFECGNFFKKQGDLIQHRITHMEEKTFSCTEFGKFFTQHDIDRGKKSFQCSDCGKHCTSKSGLIKHQRVHTGEKPFSCTECGKCFTQMCSLVVHKRIHTGEKPFLCTECGKCFITKANLRDHQRIHTGEKPFSCSQCGKCFTQMSSLAVHQRFHLEEKPCSCSECGKCFKSKSNLRAHQRIHTGEKPFSCSECGKCFTQISNLAVHKKIHRKEKPYSCSECGKSFIIKSNLKGHQRTHTGEKPFSCSDCGKCFITKSELRDHHRIHTGERPFLCSQCGKCFKTNSHLRGHQKTHTGEKPFPCSACGKCFTTKANLKTHQRLHNSEKLFLSNLPQSGSVYIGQN; encoded by the exons ATGACTGACCCTCCAAGGACGGACAAGAACCAGAAGAAGATGACCGAGAGGATACTAGACCTGACCCTGGAGATCCTGTACctgctgaccggagag GATTACACAGTAGTGAAGCAAACCTCAGAGTCTCCACCTCACTCACTGATACATGAGAGGAACAAAGAGAAGATCCTGGACCTCACCCACAAGATcattgagctgctgactggagag gttcctataagatgtcaggatgtcgccttctatttctccatggaggagtgggagtatatagaacacaaggatctgtacaaggaggtcatgatggaggaccaccgggacCGCACACcttcgggtaagagggatctgtacaaggaggacatgatggaggaccaccgaaaccgcacatcaccgggtaagagggatctatacaaggaggtcatgatggaggaccaccgggacCGCACACcttcgggtaagagggatctgtacaaggaggacatgatggaggaccaccgaaaccgcacatcaccgg atggatccagtaaaaGAAATCCACTAGAGAGATGTCCCCGTCCtccgtattcccaggactgtccacagGAGACTGTCCATCAG TGTGAAGATCTGATATCTAATAAAGATGGAATCACAGGGGAAGATGTTCTTGATATGACTGGTGACGGACAATTGAGGAAGGAAGAAATGAAGATCTATATCAGTCCAG ATAAATCCAGTAAAAGAAATCCGCCGGAGAGATGTCCCCGTCCTCTGTATTCCCCGGACGGTCCACAGGAGACTGTCCCTCAGGATCATCAG GATGAAGATCTGATTCATATTAAAGTTGAAGTTACGGATGAAGATGATGACACTGATATAACGGGCAAAAAAACATTTCAAGAAGAGGAAATTAATGAGAACCTAGTCCCAG GTCTACTGGGCACCACGAATTCATCGAATGCAATTCATATTATACAATATTATCCAGAACAAGATTCAATTACTATAAATTTACCGCCAACCCATTATAATGAAGACCCATTATCTGATTATTCAAATGACCAGAAACATTTTTCAGACGAATCTTATCTTAAAGATGACGTAGAGGATCAGTTATATCCATGCTTCGAATGTGGGAACTTTTTTAAAAAGCAAGGAGATCTGATTCAACATCGGATCACTCACATGGAGGAGAAGACGTTTTCATGTACGGAGTTTGGAAAGTTCTTCACACAACATGATATTGACAGAGGCAAGAAGTCCTTTCAATGTTCTGACTGTGGAAAACATTGTACGAGTAAATCTGGTCTTATTAAGCATCAGAGAgtccacacaggggagaagccattttcatgtaccgaatgtgggaaatgttttacccagATGTGTAGTCTCGTTGTACATAAGAGAATTCACacgggggagaagccatttttatgtactgaatgtgggaaatgttttatcacTAAGGCAAATCTCAGGGATCATCAGAGGATTCACacgggggagaagccattttcatgttctcaatgtgggaaatgttttacacaaatgTCTTCTCTTGCTGTACATCAAAGATTTCACTTGGAGGAGAAGCCATGTTCATGttctgaatgtgggaaatgttttaaaagtaaatcAAATCTAAGAGctcatcagagaattcacacaggggagaagccattctCATGCTCTGAATGTGGCAAATGTTTCACTCAAATTTCAAATCTGGCTGTTCATAAAAAAATTCACAGaaaggagaagccatattcatgctcCGAATGTGGGAAAAGTTTCATCATTAAGTCAAATCTCAAAGGTCATCAGAGAACTCACACGGGGGAGAAGCCTTTTTCATGTTCTgattgtgggaaatgttttataacCAAATCAGAGCTCAGGGATCATCATAGGATTCACACGGGAGAGCGGCCATTTTTATGTTCTCAGTGTGGGAAATGTTTCAAGACAAATTCACATCTCAGAGGTCATCAGAAAACTCACACCGGTGAGAAGCCTTTTCCATGTTctgcatgtgggaaatgttttacaaccaAAGCAAATCTCAAAACTCATCAGAGACTTCACAACAGTGAAAAACTATTCTTATCAAACCTTCCTCAATCTGGGAGTGTTTACATTGGTCAAAACTAA
- the LOC142663495 gene encoding uncharacterized protein LOC142663495 isoform X2 — protein MTGEDYTVVKQTSESPPHSLIHERNKEKILDLTHKIIELLTGEVPIRCQDVAFYFSMEEWEYIEHKDLYKEVMMEDHRDRTPSGKRDLYKEDMMEDHRNRTSPGKRDLYKEVMMEDHRDRTPSGKRDLYKEDMMEDHRNRTSPDGSSKRNPLERCPRPPYSQDCPQETVHQCEDLISNKDGITGEDVLDMTGDGQLRKEEMKIYISPDKSSKRNPPERCPRPLYSPDGPQETVPQDHQDEDLIHIKVEVTDEDDDTDITGKKTFQEEEINENLVPGLLGTTNSSNAIHIIQYYPEQDSITINLPPTHYNEDPLSDYSNDQKHFSDESYLKDDVEDQLYPCFECGNFFKKQGDLIQHRITHMEEKTFSCTEFGKFFTQHDIDRGKKSFQCSDCGKHCTSKSGLIKHQRVHTGEKPFSCTECGKCFTQMCSLVVHKRIHTGEKPFLCTECGKCFITKANLRDHQRIHTGEKPFSCSQCGKCFTQMSSLAVHQRFHLEEKPCSCSECGKCFKSKSNLRAHQRIHTGEKPFSCSECGKCFTQISNLAVHKKIHRKEKPYSCSECGKSFIIKSNLKGHQRTHTGEKPFSCSDCGKCFITKSELRDHHRIHTGERPFLCSQCGKCFKTNSHLRGHQKTHTGEKPFPCSACGKCFTTKANLKTHQRLHNSEKLFLSNLPQSGSVYIGQN, from the exons atgaccggagag GATTACACAGTAGTGAAGCAAACCTCAGAGTCTCCACCTCACTCACTGATACATGAGAGGAACAAAGAGAAGATCCTGGACCTCACCCACAAGATcattgagctgctgactggagag gttcctataagatgtcaggatgtcgccttctatttctccatggaggagtgggagtatatagaacacaaggatctgtacaaggaggtcatgatggaggaccaccgggacCGCACACcttcgggtaagagggatctgtacaaggaggacatgatggaggaccaccgaaaccgcacatcaccgggtaagagggatctatacaaggaggtcatgatggaggaccaccgggacCGCACACcttcgggtaagagggatctgtacaaggaggacatgatggaggaccaccgaaaccgcacatcaccgg atggatccagtaaaaGAAATCCACTAGAGAGATGTCCCCGTCCtccgtattcccaggactgtccacagGAGACTGTCCATCAG TGTGAAGATCTGATATCTAATAAAGATGGAATCACAGGGGAAGATGTTCTTGATATGACTGGTGACGGACAATTGAGGAAGGAAGAAATGAAGATCTATATCAGTCCAG ATAAATCCAGTAAAAGAAATCCGCCGGAGAGATGTCCCCGTCCTCTGTATTCCCCGGACGGTCCACAGGAGACTGTCCCTCAGGATCATCAG GATGAAGATCTGATTCATATTAAAGTTGAAGTTACGGATGAAGATGATGACACTGATATAACGGGCAAAAAAACATTTCAAGAAGAGGAAATTAATGAGAACCTAGTCCCAG GTCTACTGGGCACCACGAATTCATCGAATGCAATTCATATTATACAATATTATCCAGAACAAGATTCAATTACTATAAATTTACCGCCAACCCATTATAATGAAGACCCATTATCTGATTATTCAAATGACCAGAAACATTTTTCAGACGAATCTTATCTTAAAGATGACGTAGAGGATCAGTTATATCCATGCTTCGAATGTGGGAACTTTTTTAAAAAGCAAGGAGATCTGATTCAACATCGGATCACTCACATGGAGGAGAAGACGTTTTCATGTACGGAGTTTGGAAAGTTCTTCACACAACATGATATTGACAGAGGCAAGAAGTCCTTTCAATGTTCTGACTGTGGAAAACATTGTACGAGTAAATCTGGTCTTATTAAGCATCAGAGAgtccacacaggggagaagccattttcatgtaccgaatgtgggaaatgttttacccagATGTGTAGTCTCGTTGTACATAAGAGAATTCACacgggggagaagccatttttatgtactgaatgtgggaaatgttttatcacTAAGGCAAATCTCAGGGATCATCAGAGGATTCACacgggggagaagccattttcatgttctcaatgtgggaaatgttttacacaaatgTCTTCTCTTGCTGTACATCAAAGATTTCACTTGGAGGAGAAGCCATGTTCATGttctgaatgtgggaaatgttttaaaagtaaatcAAATCTAAGAGctcatcagagaattcacacaggggagaagccattctCATGCTCTGAATGTGGCAAATGTTTCACTCAAATTTCAAATCTGGCTGTTCATAAAAAAATTCACAGaaaggagaagccatattcatgctcCGAATGTGGGAAAAGTTTCATCATTAAGTCAAATCTCAAAGGTCATCAGAGAACTCACACGGGGGAGAAGCCTTTTTCATGTTCTgattgtgggaaatgttttataacCAAATCAGAGCTCAGGGATCATCATAGGATTCACACGGGAGAGCGGCCATTTTTATGTTCTCAGTGTGGGAAATGTTTCAAGACAAATTCACATCTCAGAGGTCATCAGAAAACTCACACCGGTGAGAAGCCTTTTCCATGTTctgcatgtgggaaatgttttacaaccaAAGCAAATCTCAAAACTCATCAGAGACTTCACAACAGTGAAAAACTATTCTTATCAAACCTTCCTCAATCTGGGAGTGTTTACATTGGTCAAAACTAA
- the LOC142663495 gene encoding uncharacterized protein LOC142663495 isoform X3, with translation MTGEDYTVVKQTSESPPHSLIHERNKEKILDLTHKIIELLTGEVPIRCQDVAFYFSMEEWEYIEHKDLYKEVMMEDHRDRTPSGKRDLYKEDMMEDHRNRTSPGKRDLYKEVMMEDHRDRTPSGKRDLYKEDMMEDHRNRTSPDGSSKRNPLERCPRPPYSQDCPQETVHQCEDLISNKDGITGEDVLDMTGDGQLRKEEMKIYISPDKSSKRNPPERCPRPLYSPDGPQETVPQDHQDEDLIHIKVEVTDEDDDTDITGKKTFQEEEINENLVPGLLGTTNSSNAIHIIQYYPEQDSITINLPPTHYNEDPLSDYSNDQKHFSDESYLKDDVEDQLYPCFECGNFFKKQGDLIQHRITHMEEKTFSCTEFGKFFTQHDIDRGKKSFQCSDCGKHCTSKSGLIKHQRVHTGEKPFSCTECGKCFTQMCSLVVHKRIHTGEKPFLCTECGKCFITKANLRDHQRIHTGEKPFSCSQCGKCFTQMSSLAVHQRFHLEEKPCSCSECGKCFKSKSNLRAHQRIHTGEKPFSCSECGKCFTQISNLAVHKKIHRKEKPYSCSECGKSFIIKSNLKGHQRTHTGEKPFSCSDCGKCFITKSELRDHHRIHTGERPFLCSQCGKCFKTNSHLRGHQKTHTGEKPFPCSACGKCFTTKANLKTHQRLHNSEKLFLSNLPQSGSVYIGQN, from the exons atgactggagag GATTACACAGTAGTGAAGCAAACCTCAGAGTCTCCACCTCACTCACTGATACATGAGAGGAACAAAGAGAAGATCCTGGACCTCACCCACAAGATcattgagctgctgactggagag gttcctataagatgtcaggatgtcgccttctatttctccatggaggagtgggagtatatagaacacaaggatctgtacaaggaggtcatgatggaggaccaccgggacCGCACACcttcgggtaagagggatctgtacaaggaggacatgatggaggaccaccgaaaccgcacatcaccgggtaagagggatctatacaaggaggtcatgatggaggaccaccgggacCGCACACcttcgggtaagagggatctgtacaaggaggacatgatggaggaccaccgaaaccgcacatcaccgg atggatccagtaaaaGAAATCCACTAGAGAGATGTCCCCGTCCtccgtattcccaggactgtccacagGAGACTGTCCATCAG TGTGAAGATCTGATATCTAATAAAGATGGAATCACAGGGGAAGATGTTCTTGATATGACTGGTGACGGACAATTGAGGAAGGAAGAAATGAAGATCTATATCAGTCCAG ATAAATCCAGTAAAAGAAATCCGCCGGAGAGATGTCCCCGTCCTCTGTATTCCCCGGACGGTCCACAGGAGACTGTCCCTCAGGATCATCAG GATGAAGATCTGATTCATATTAAAGTTGAAGTTACGGATGAAGATGATGACACTGATATAACGGGCAAAAAAACATTTCAAGAAGAGGAAATTAATGAGAACCTAGTCCCAG GTCTACTGGGCACCACGAATTCATCGAATGCAATTCATATTATACAATATTATCCAGAACAAGATTCAATTACTATAAATTTACCGCCAACCCATTATAATGAAGACCCATTATCTGATTATTCAAATGACCAGAAACATTTTTCAGACGAATCTTATCTTAAAGATGACGTAGAGGATCAGTTATATCCATGCTTCGAATGTGGGAACTTTTTTAAAAAGCAAGGAGATCTGATTCAACATCGGATCACTCACATGGAGGAGAAGACGTTTTCATGTACGGAGTTTGGAAAGTTCTTCACACAACATGATATTGACAGAGGCAAGAAGTCCTTTCAATGTTCTGACTGTGGAAAACATTGTACGAGTAAATCTGGTCTTATTAAGCATCAGAGAgtccacacaggggagaagccattttcatgtaccgaatgtgggaaatgttttacccagATGTGTAGTCTCGTTGTACATAAGAGAATTCACacgggggagaagccatttttatgtactgaatgtgggaaatgttttatcacTAAGGCAAATCTCAGGGATCATCAGAGGATTCACacgggggagaagccattttcatgttctcaatgtgggaaatgttttacacaaatgTCTTCTCTTGCTGTACATCAAAGATTTCACTTGGAGGAGAAGCCATGTTCATGttctgaatgtgggaaatgttttaaaagtaaatcAAATCTAAGAGctcatcagagaattcacacaggggagaagccattctCATGCTCTGAATGTGGCAAATGTTTCACTCAAATTTCAAATCTGGCTGTTCATAAAAAAATTCACAGaaaggagaagccatattcatgctcCGAATGTGGGAAAAGTTTCATCATTAAGTCAAATCTCAAAGGTCATCAGAGAACTCACACGGGGGAGAAGCCTTTTTCATGTTCTgattgtgggaaatgttttataacCAAATCAGAGCTCAGGGATCATCATAGGATTCACACGGGAGAGCGGCCATTTTTATGTTCTCAGTGTGGGAAATGTTTCAAGACAAATTCACATCTCAGAGGTCATCAGAAAACTCACACCGGTGAGAAGCCTTTTCCATGTTctgcatgtgggaaatgttttacaaccaAAGCAAATCTCAAAACTCATCAGAGACTTCACAACAGTGAAAAACTATTCTTATCAAACCTTCCTCAATCTGGGAGTGTTTACATTGGTCAAAACTAA